One window of Camelina sativa cultivar DH55 chromosome 4, Cs, whole genome shotgun sequence genomic DNA carries:
- the LOC104780048 gene encoding apoptosis-enhancing nuclease, whose protein sequence is MDYRTSMESSETLRNKCAACYRQFNKMEHLVEHMKISYHSGHEPTCGVCKKHCRSFESLREHLIGPLPKQECKNIFSLRGCRFCMAILESPNARRIHQERCQFSSVNSGLATRMAALGLRDKSMIDNTSSRSPRVVALSCKMVGGGSDGSLDICARVCITDESENVVFHTYVKPSMPVTSYRYETTGIRPENLRDAMPLKQVQRKIQEFLCNGEPMWKIRPRAGKARILVGHGLDHDLDRLQLEYPSSMIRDIAKYPPLMKTSKLSNSLKYLTQAYLGYDVHYGIQDPYEDCVAMMRLYTRMRYQKHKIEAYPLAADAQNRSNQVAWRQSEVERMSPNEMLSISRSDYYCWCLDSLA, encoded by the exons ATGGACTACAGAACATCAATGGAGTCGTCCGAAACCTTAAG GAACAAGTGTGCCGCTTGTTATAGGCAGTTCAACAAAATGGAACATTTAGTGGAGCACATGAAGATCTCTTATCACTCGGGCCATGAGCCTACTTGTGGCGTTTGCAAGAAACATTGCCGATCTTTTGAGTCCCTCCGCGAACATCTCATTG GGCCGTTGCCAAAACAAGAATGCAAGAACATTTTCAGTCTTCGTGGATGCAGATTTTGCATGGCAATCCTCGAAAGCCCAAATGCTCGTAGGATCCATCAAGAGAGATGTCAATTCTCGAGCGTCAACTCT gGACTGGCGACTCGTATGGCGGCTTTAGGTCTAAGAGATAAGTCCATGATCGACAACACGTCATCACGGTCTCCACGAGTGGTTGCACTCTCTTGCAAGATGGTAGGTGGAGGAAGCGACGGGTCGTTGGATATATGTGCGAGGGTTTGCATAACGGATGAGAGTGAAAATGTCGTGTTCCACACGTATGTGAAACCGTCAATGCCTGTGACGAGCTACAGGTACGAGACGACGGGGATACGTCCGGAAAATTTAAGGGATGCAATGCCGTTGAAACAAGTACAAAGAAAGATTCAAGAGTTTCTTTGTAATGGAGAACCCATGTGGAAGATTCGTCCAAGAGCTGGAAAAGCAAGGATTCTTGTGGGACATGGCCTCGATCACGATCTTGACCGTCTTCAACTTGAATATCCTTCTTCCATGATAAG GGATATTGCAAAATACCCTCCTTTGATGAAAACAAGCAAGCTGAGTAACTCTCTCAAGTACTTAACCCAAGCCTATCTCGG GTATGATGTTCATTATGGGATACAAGACCCATATGAAGATTGTGTAGCGATGATGAGGCTTTACACGAGAATGAGATATCAGAAACACAAGATTGAAGCTTACCCATTAGCCGCCGATGCTCAGAACCGTAGCAACCAGGTGGCGTGGAGGCAGAGCGAGGTCGAGAGGATGTCTCCTAATGAAATGCTCTCCATCTCTCGTTCTGACTATTACTGCTGGTGCTTGGACTCCCTCGCTTAA
- the LOC104783645 gene encoding uncharacterized protein LOC104783645 — protein MPWATRRICYYHLQQKIISNFRGKQLMYLVKGAAYAHMYDDYNHYMASLTNVNPALAAYLNEADPALWSRVYCPGDRYNIKTSNIAESIDSMLKKAKGYPITYLIEFITKKLGRWYWKRRKDAFSLATTFGRGVEFLLAVREHYADMMKVKRIDGWRFYVRGGQRDCLVDLEAKSCSCGVFDVEKMPCSHAIKAVKSSGWHMSTVVEAYYRKDYVYASYAATIMPNVEHHPIGPDIRCIPPIPKQKPGRQKKSRWLTWLELSRKNGSKPRKSHKQYACSKCRQPGHTRPHCVSNNPT, from the coding sequence ATGCCGTGGGCAACACGAAGGATATGTTACTACCATCTCCAACAAAAGATAATTTCTAATTTCCGTGGGAAGCAACTGATGTACTTGGTGAAAGGGGCAGCATATGCGCATATGTATGATGATTACAACCACTACATGGCTTCCCTTACTAACGTAAATCCGGCCCTTGCAGCGTACTTGAATGAGGCAGATCCAGCTTTATGGTCTCGAGTTTACTgtccaggagatagatacaacatcAAGACTAGCAACATTGCAGAATCTATTGACTCCATGCTAAAGAAAGCCAAAGGTTATCCCATCACATATCTCATTGAGTTTATTACGAAAAAGTTAGGTAGGTGGTATTGGAAAAGACGAAAGGATGCATTTAGTCTGGCAACCACTTTTGGCCGGGGTGTTGAGTTCTTATTGGCCGTAAGGGAGCATTACGCAGATATGATGAAGGTAAAACGCATTGATGGCTGGCGTTTCTACGTTAGGGGTGGGCAACGTGACTGTTTGGTTGACTTGGAAGCAAAATCTTGTTCATGCGGGGTGTTTGATGTTGAGAAAATGCCATGTTCACATGCAATTAAGGCTGTCAAGTCAAGCGGATGGCATATGTCTACCGTAGTCGAAGCTTACTATAGAAAAGATTATGTCTATGCGTCGTACGCGGCTACCATCATGCCCAATGTCGAGCACCATCCAATTGGGCCAGATATCCGATGTATACCTCCCATTCCGAAGCAGAAGCCTGGAAGGCAAAAGAAGTCTCGTTGGCTAACATGGCTAGAACTGTCACGTAAAAATGGGAGCAAGCCGAGGAAGTCTCATAAGCAATATGCTTGTTCAAAATGCAGACAGCCTGGACATACTCGACCTCATTGTGTAAGTAACAATCCCACTTGA
- the LOC104780049 gene encoding bidirectional sugar transporter SWEET4, whose translation MVNATVARNIAGICGNVISLFLFLSPIPTFITIYKKKKVEEYKADPYLATVLNCALWVFYGLPVVHPDSLLVITINATGLAIELFYLAMFFYFSPTTRKVKVGLWLIGEMVFVGIVATCTLLLFHTHNQRSSFVGILCVIFVSLMYIAPLTIMSKVIKTKSVKYMPFSLSLANFLNGVVWVIYALIKFDLFILIGNGLGTISGLVQLILYACYYKTTPKDDEEEDEENLSKANSQLQLSGNHGQAKRVAA comes from the exons ATGGTTAACGCGACAGTTGCGAGAAACATTGCCGGCATTTGTG GAAATGTCATCtccttgttcttgttcttatcTCCCAT ACCTACGTTCATAACGatatacaagaagaagaaggtggaggagTACAAAGCTGACCCATACTTAGCCACGGTGCTAAATTGCGCACTATGGGTCTTTTATGGCTTACCAGTGGTTCATCCAGATAGTCTCCTTGTGATCACCATTAATGCCACTGGCCTTGCAATAGAGCTTTTCTATCTCGCTATGTTCTTTTACTTTTCTCCAACTACTCGCAAG GTGAAAGTGGGGCTATGGTTAATAGGAGAGATGGTGTTTGTAGGAATAGTAGCCACATGCACATTGCTATTGTTCCACACACATAACCAGAGATCTTCTTTTGTTGGAATCCTTTGTGTCATATTTGTTAGCCTCATGTATATTGCTCCTCTCACCATCAtg AGTAAGGTGATCAAGACAAAAAGTGTGAAGTACATgccattctctctctcacttgcCAACTTCCTCAACGGTGTCGTTTGGGTTATATATGCACTTATTAAATTTGACCTTTTCATTTTG aTTGGAAATGGACTTGGAACAATATCAGGTTTAGTACAACTGATACTCTATGCTTGCTATTACAAGACAACACcaaaagacgatgaagaagaagacgaggagaATCTTTCTAAGGCTAACTCTCAGTTACAACTTAGTGGAAACCATGGACAAGCTAAACGAGTTGCAgcttga